The following are encoded together in the Phoenix dactylifera cultivar Barhee BC4 unplaced genomic scaffold, palm_55x_up_171113_PBpolish2nd_filt_p 001330F, whole genome shotgun sequence genome:
- the LOC103710553 gene encoding remorin-like isoform X1 yields MAKEESKKVAVEGSSVTAPPPEPTKDVAEEKVVIPPPSEEKPDDSKALAVVEKVADVLTEKSTGGSTERDAQLARVETEKRMSLIRAWEENEKAKAENKAAKKMSSITAWENSTKAAMEAELKAKEEALEKKKAEYAEKMKNKVAMLHKVAEEKKAFVEAKRGEEILKAEEMAAKYRATGLAPKKLLGCFGA; encoded by the exons ATGGCGAAAGAGGAGTCGAAGAAGGTGGCGGTAGAGGGCTCGTCAGTGACCGCTCCGCCGCCGGAACCCACCAAGGACGTTGCTGAGGAGAAGGTGGTGATCCCGCCGCCGTCGGAGGAGAAGCCTGACGATTCCAAGGCTCTGGCCGTCGTCGAGA AGGTTGCAGATGTTTTGACAGAGAAAAGCACGGGGGGTTCGACTGAGAGAG ATGCTCAACTTGCAAGGGTTGAAACAGAGAAGAGAATGTCTTTAATAAGGGCATGGGAGGAAAATGAAAAGGCTAAAGCTGAAAATAA GGCTGCTAAAAAGATGTCATCTATTACTGCATGGGAGAACTCAACTAAGGCAGCTATGGAAGCTGAGCTGAAAGCAAAAGAG GAAGCAttagaaaaaaagaaggcaGAATATgcagaaaaaatgaaaaacaaggtGGCCATGCTTCACAAAGTAgcagaagagaagaaagcttTTGTTGAGGCCAAGCGGGGTGAGGAGATCTTGAAGGCAGAGGAAATGGCTGCAAAATACCGTGCCACAGGGCTTGCTCCGAAGAAGCTCCTCGGGTGCTTTGGGGCCTAA
- the LOC103710553 gene encoding remorin-like isoform X2, translated as MAKEESKKVAVEGSSVTAPPPEPTKDVAEEKVVIPPPSEEKPDDSKALAVVENVLTEKSTGGSTERDAQLARVETEKRMSLIRAWEENEKAKAENKAAKKMSSITAWENSTKAAMEAELKAKEEALEKKKAEYAEKMKNKVAMLHKVAEEKKAFVEAKRGEEILKAEEMAAKYRATGLAPKKLLGCFGA; from the exons ATGGCGAAAGAGGAGTCGAAGAAGGTGGCGGTAGAGGGCTCGTCAGTGACCGCTCCGCCGCCGGAACCCACCAAGGACGTTGCTGAGGAGAAGGTGGTGATCCCGCCGCCGTCGGAGGAGAAGCCTGACGATTCCAAGGCTCTGGCCGTCGTCGAGA ATGTTTTGACAGAGAAAAGCACGGGGGGTTCGACTGAGAGAG ATGCTCAACTTGCAAGGGTTGAAACAGAGAAGAGAATGTCTTTAATAAGGGCATGGGAGGAAAATGAAAAGGCTAAAGCTGAAAATAA GGCTGCTAAAAAGATGTCATCTATTACTGCATGGGAGAACTCAACTAAGGCAGCTATGGAAGCTGAGCTGAAAGCAAAAGAG GAAGCAttagaaaaaaagaaggcaGAATATgcagaaaaaatgaaaaacaaggtGGCCATGCTTCACAAAGTAgcagaagagaagaaagcttTTGTTGAGGCCAAGCGGGGTGAGGAGATCTTGAAGGCAGAGGAAATGGCTGCAAAATACCGTGCCACAGGGCTTGCTCCGAAGAAGCTCCTCGGGTGCTTTGGGGCCTAA